A genomic window from Chitinophagaceae bacterium includes:
- the rny gene encoding ribonuclease Y, giving the protein MESQFPYIIIAVVAVSTMVLGLLIGKMIFGKSSKREREQAEQEAEILLAEAKAQAETLKQSKLLEAKEEMLRQKTEFERDSIQKSKAAEQNDLRLRSKEQSINQKLEGLQRKEQEVDTIKTNLNRQLELIAVKKTELDKVQEEHIQKLEKIARLTEAEAKEQLIENLKDTARTQAMSYIKEIVDEAKIKANKEAKKVVIQTIQRVAAEHAIENSVSVFHIDSDDIKGQIIGREGRNIRALEAATGVEIIVDDTPETIVISGFDPVRREIARLALQRLVTDGRIHPARIEESVEKTRKQLEEHIVEIGERTVVELGIHGLHPELIRMVGRMRFRSSYGQNLLMHSKEVANLCAIMAAELGLNPKLAKRAGLLHDIGKVPDEESELSHALLGMKLAERYNEHPAIINAIGAHHDEVEMAYVISPIIQACDAISGARPGARREMMQQYLQRLKELENLAMAYEGVEKAYAIQAGRELRVIVEAEKITDKQAEELSFSLSQKIQNDMTYPGQIKVTVIREKRAVSFAK; this is encoded by the coding sequence ATGGAATCCCAATTTCCCTATATAATTATTGCAGTAGTTGCCGTGAGTACGATGGTCTTAGGCCTCCTCATTGGCAAGATGATCTTCGGTAAGTCATCAAAAAGAGAACGTGAGCAGGCCGAACAGGAAGCTGAAATATTGCTTGCAGAAGCAAAAGCGCAGGCAGAAACCCTGAAGCAGAGCAAGTTGCTGGAAGCCAAGGAAGAGATGCTTCGGCAGAAAACGGAGTTTGAACGCGATTCAATTCAAAAATCCAAAGCTGCTGAGCAAAACGATCTGAGGCTGCGTTCTAAAGAACAATCAATCAATCAAAAACTGGAAGGACTGCAGCGTAAAGAGCAGGAAGTGGATACCATCAAAACAAACCTGAACCGGCAGCTTGAATTGATCGCCGTAAAGAAAACAGAACTCGATAAAGTACAGGAAGAACATATTCAAAAGCTGGAAAAAATTGCGAGGCTGACGGAAGCGGAAGCCAAGGAACAGTTGATCGAAAACCTCAAGGATACTGCGCGCACACAGGCCATGTCGTATATTAAAGAAATTGTTGACGAAGCCAAGATTAAAGCCAATAAAGAAGCGAAGAAGGTAGTTATTCAAACCATTCAGCGCGTGGCTGCAGAACATGCGATTGAAAATTCGGTATCTGTTTTTCATATCGACAGTGATGATATCAAAGGACAAATAATTGGTCGTGAAGGAAGAAACATCCGCGCCCTTGAAGCTGCAACCGGTGTGGAAATTATTGTAGATGACACACCTGAAACTATTGTTATCTCGGGCTTTGATCCGGTAAGGCGTGAAATTGCGCGTCTTGCTTTACAGCGGTTGGTAACAGATGGAAGAATTCATCCCGCGCGCATTGAAGAGTCAGTAGAAAAAACACGCAAGCAGTTGGAAGAACATATTGTGGAGATTGGCGAACGCACAGTGGTGGAATTGGGCATTCACGGTTTGCATCCTGAACTGATCAGGATGGTCGGTCGCATGCGGTTCCGTTCTTCCTATGGACAAAATCTTTTAATGCATTCTAAAGAAGTCGCTAACCTCTGCGCCATCATGGCTGCTGAATTAGGATTGAATCCAAAGCTTGCCAAACGTGCAGGTCTCTTGCATGATATTGGAAAAGTGCCTGATGAAGAAAGTGAATTGAGTCATGCTTTACTTGGAATGAAGCTGGCCGAAAGATACAATGAACATCCTGCCATCATCAATGCCATTGGCGCCCATCACGATGAGGTGGAAATGGCGTATGTGATCTCACCAATCATACAAGCTTGTGATGCAATTTCCGGCGCACGGCCCGGTGCACGCCGTGAAATGATGCAACAATATTTGCAACGGTTGAAAGAACTGGAGAACCTGGCCATGGCATATGAAGGCGTGGAAAAAGCCTACGCAATCCAGGCCGGCCGTGAGTTGCGGGTGATTGTGGAAGCAGAAAAAATCACCGACAAG